In one window of Heptranchias perlo isolate sHepPer1 chromosome 4, sHepPer1.hap1, whole genome shotgun sequence DNA:
- the LOC137320624 gene encoding uncharacterized protein, with product MRVCSPPTSQLSDSKPGNKINGHQLSRDRVGIDSHRQLGVQMNNSMHSVQHIHDHMAKYLQVPASCISRCSKNYVFEFLESINSVIHAEIMSEIRQSLFYTLIIDESTDISVSKILTIYFKFRDAASAVHKTVFGGIVKLTSCNAPAITTAVKDFYTLNQLDMMKMVMFTSDGASVTLGKNNGVAARLKQSIPHSVEQHCVAHREDLGIVDDWNKVPMIKEMETLLRTIYTIFCRSSVRKGQFEEIANVTECEAVPYSYPYYVIIWKKGSQKMNSMNGLLSILLHLHHSYEFGTENIEKLVNKYRQILVLGQARSSGQNIMNEMELIVSQYNDYKYLIVEKIETKSLKTFQDMVTFSSQNAERYSVVSQLVDICAMFQASSADCERGFSLMNNIKTKSRNGLKENHFDMLMRIKSHLSSGKEVNLDKI from the exons atgcgggtgtgcagtccgcccacttcgcagctttcagacagcaaacccggaaacaagattaatggccaccaattaagtcgtgatcgcgtggggatag ATTCTCATAGACAGCTTGGAGTACAAATgaacaattccatgcactctgtgCAACATATACACGACCACATGGCTAAATATCTCCAGGTACCAGCAAGCTGTATCTCCAGGTGTAGCAAAAACTACGTCTTTGAATTTTTGGAATCAATCAATAGTGTCATCCATGCAGAAATTATGTCGGAGATTCGCCAATCTTTATTTTATACACTAATTATTGATGAGAGCACagatatttcagtcagcaagatactTACCATTTATTTTAAGTTCAGGGACGCGGCTTCTGCAGTGCACAAGACAGTGTTTGGTGGAATTGTTAAGTTAACTTCTTGCAATGCACCGGCTATTACAACGGCTGTAAAAGACTTCTACACTCTGAATCAGCTGGACATGATGAAAATGGTGATGTTCACTTCAGATGGTGCTTCTGTCACGCTGGGAAAAAACAATGGTGTTGCTGCACGGCTTAAGCAGTCCATTCCACATTCAGTAGAGCAACACTGTGTGGCCCATCGAGAAGATTTGGGAATAGTTGATGACTGGAACAAAGTACCAATGATAAAGGAAATGGAGACATTGCTGAGAACCATTTATACAATCTTCTGCAGATCTTCAGTTCGAAAAGGACAAtttgaggaaattgcaaatgtcacagaatGTGAAGCTGTGCCCT ATTCGTATCCCTACTATGTGATCATCTGGAAAAAAGGTTCCCAGAAAATGAACTCAATGAATGGTCTGCTTTCGATTTTGCTTCACTTGCACCACAGCTATGAATTTGGTACTGAGAATATCGAAAAGCTGGTTAACAAATACAGACAAATCCTGGTCCTTGGTCAAGCAAGGTCTTCTGGGCAAAATATCATGAATGAGATGGAGCTCATTGTGAGCCAATACAATGACTACAAGTATTTAATTGTAGAGAAGATTGAAACGAAGTCACTGAAAACATTTCAGGACATGGTGACTTTCAGTTCACAAAATGCAGAACGGTACAGTGTGGTTTCACAACTAGTGGATATATGTGCAATGTTTCAAGCTTCAAGTGCTGATTGTGAGCGTGGCTTCAGCCttatgaataatataaaaacGAAATCACGAAACGGTTTGAAAGAAAATCACTTTGATATGCTTATGCGGATCAAATCTCATCTGTCAAGTGGTAAGGAAGTAAACCTGGACAAAATATAA